The Synechococcus sp. WH 8101 sequence CTCCTTGCCAGCAGAGCAGGCTCGTGGCTGCATGTCATCGATGAACGATCACCCTGCTCCGCTGCTGCCATGGACGACCAACTGCGCCTGAGCGTTGCGCTCAAACCTGAACTGGTGGACCGTATCGACTGTTTGCGTCAGGAGTGGGGGCTGCGCAGTCGCAGTGCGGTGCTGGAGCGACTCCTGGAGGAACTGTTGGCCTCGCCAGAACCAGACGCCCGCTGACTGCCAGCCGGATCATCGGAAACCAATTGGAGCTTTTGCGGTGACACCGCAACGCCCGCATGGGGCTGAGCCCTGATGGCGACTGCTCGTGGCACCAGCGGCTGAGCCGGGCGAGCCGGCGCTGCCACGGCTGTGGCCTGGCAAGCCCACGCCGGTGGGCTGGGGGCTGCCACAGCTGTGGGCGGTGGTGCTGGGGTGCCCGGAGCCAGAACCAGTGCAGTGATTCCTGATCGCCATGACCACCAAGGTTCTGCTCACCCACCACCACCGCGATGCAATGGAGAACGCTGCCGATCGCGGCTTCTGGATGCCCTTGCCCCTGCCGGTTGCGGAAGGCTCGCTGGATGAGCTGATGTATCTGACTGCCGTGAGCTACGGCAGCGGCCAGATCCGCGAGTTGCTGCAGATCGAGAGCTTTGAACCCTGGCGTGAGGCGGATGGCATCCAGCGTTGGTTGCCGTTCGTTGGCCGCCGGATTGCCCTGCCCCGGCCGCTGCCCCTCGGCAATCGCGGTGCCCTGGCGGGTTGGTTGCCGCGTCAACGGGAGGCGGTGCAGATCGTCGATCTCGATGCCCTGCTTGCCGCCAAGCGGCTCAGTGATGTGTTGCCAGGTTCCGGCGCCTGTTGCCATCTGCCGCAGGGAATCCCGGCTCTGACGCCGCTGGTTTCTGCTGAGCCCATGTCAGGACTCGCCGCCTGACGCCGTTCGCTCGTCGTGGGCCTTGTGCTTCTACGCTGGATCCATGACGAGCGTGCATGAGATCGAGACAGCCGTGCAACGGCTGGCACCGCAGGAGCGGGCTGAGTTTCGCGCCTGGTTCGAAGCCTTTGATGCCCAGGAATGGGAGCAACAGATGGCTGATGATGTCGCCAATGGCAGTCAGGTTGATCTATGCGCCGCTGGTGGCGCTGCAGCGACAAGATCAAGCGGCCTGATCAGGCCCTGAGCGATGGACCAGGCGATCAGCCCGCGTTGATCGCTGACGCCCGTCTTGCGGTAGAGGAGGCTGAGTTGACGCCGGATGGTGTCGCGTCGCTTCTGCTGCAGGGCGGCAA is a genomic window containing:
- a CDS encoding ribbon-helix-helix protein, CopG family produces the protein MDDQLRLSVALKPELVDRIDCLRQEWGLRSRSAVLERLLEELLASPEPDAR